TGGTCCTGGCTTGGAGAACCCTGCCCACAGAGCCATGGTGAGCCGCCGTGGGCCAGCTGTCGAGGGTTGCCTGCCAGGGAGCTCAGAAACCTCAGCAGAGCCAGGCAGCTGGTGGGCACGGGCGTAAGCCGCTCACCCGGCTGTTTCTTGGGCGGGACTCAGACCTGCAGAGCGCGAGGCCCAGAGCGGAGACCAAGCCTGCCGAGGAGCTGCGAAGCTGGGAGAAGAAGCAGCGAGCCCCACTCAGGTACAGTGGGTGTGTGCGCGGGTGGCGGGGGGACGCCATGACCGCCCAGTGCACCTGTGCACATATTGAGCACCAGCTGTGTACCTGCATCTGAGGGATTTTGAGCAGGGGGCTCCAGTCTGGGTTCTCTTCAGGGGGCAGTGATTTCAGAGGACAAGCTCACAAATCAAATtccgtttttaaaaaaataaagaaatgtaggTCCACATTCCTTTGTCCAAAACGCTTTGGGCCAGAAATGTTTTGGAAATCAGCATTCGTTGGCTTTTAGAAGAGATGTTCCCAGCGCATTTCTCATATATTCTGTTTGGCGTCTGGGCAGCAGCCCGCTATTTCATGCCCTGAAATTTCTGCGTGGACACATGACTATCCACACGAAGGGATGTAAAAGGCTATAGCTACCTTCACGTCGGCTTAGGGCAGCCTTGGCAGCCAAATAGGTTATGAAAAATCTCTGTCTTCAGGCTTTTTGGGTTTCAGAATCATGGCTAAGGGATTGTAAGGCTGCGATTCTCTTCCACCTGTTATTTCTTTAactgcagggagggaaggaaaggagggagggaaggaaaggagggagggaagcgaAGACAGTGCGTTTAAGGAAAAGAATCTACTAAACAGGAATATAAAGTAACGGCAGTGTAGGATGGGTGAGGATGTAGGAGGCATCGTGGCCGGAAGTCAGGGGTCGGGTGGCGGTACCTTTGGGGGGGAATGGAAAGGAAGTGACCAGATTGTGACAGGCTCCCGCCCATAGAGGAAAGACAGAAGGCAGTGCCAGCAGGGGCCACAgcttggtggggaggggcgggcaggcTAACtgtgctggggagtggggaggatgtgaggggtggggctggcagcTCACAGAGCCttgcaggggagaggcagggagcctgGACTCCTGCAGTGGGAGAAAAGTGGCCTCTGGGGAcaccactctccccaccccctcctgacACACACTCCATTCTGGGCTTTGGGGCAGGTTACAGAGCCTGCGACCCTCAACTCCAGTGGCCTGGGGGCTTTTATGCTGCCCGCACTCTCTGGGGAACCAGCCCAGGGGTGAGGTCTCCTGTCTGCCGTGGGCACACGTGGTTTGAAGCCTGACTTTGGGGCTTCCTTAAGTTTTGACCAGTAACCTCTCACCTTTACTTTGGACCTGTTCAAAGCAAATGCCTCTCCAGTCCTCCCAGAAagcccagggaggccagcagaggtCTCCCTCTCTGTTACCAGGGAAGGAGCTAGGGACACATATTGCCAAGATGAccactcccttccccaccccacctccaccccttcccAAGAACCAGAAGATGAATGAAGGGTCCAGAAGGATTTGTCCTGGTGGCTTCCTAGGAGACCGCGGGGCTACCCCCACCGAGGGCTGGTGCCCACCCCCTCACTGGCCTTCTTGCCCTAGGTTCCAGGGTGACAGCCGTCTGGAGCAGTCTGGCTGCTACCACCATTGCGTGGATGAGAACATCGAGAGGAGAAACCACTACTTAGATCTCGCCGGGATAGAGGACTACACGTCCCAGTTTGGGCCCGGTAAGGGAGCTCCTGCAAGGGGAGAGctggggggggtgtggggggcgggggttgttcattccccgccccctccccgggctGGGGGAAGGTGCAGCTTCTACTGGATGGGTTAAAGAGTCTCCTTGGAGGAGatgacattaaaaacattttaaaaacgaACACATGTCCCAAGctgaacaaaaatcaaatagTATCTTAGGGCCTATCAGGCAGTGGAAACAATCGCTCTGTGCCCCACCCAGGCCGCTCCCGCCCTCTCCCCTGTTCCACGACTCTGTATTCATCAGCTGTTGACATCTGTTGCCCCCTGCTAAGATAAATGAAGAGGTAGCTCACTTATTTTCGCACCCCCaactcccttctccccttcctccttctgtgtGTAATTCCTGTGTTGGTTACCCCCGTGAGTTAAGGAATACGCCTGTCCATTTCCTTCTGTTCCCGTGACCTCAGACAGCTACccgtctctctctccttctcgtCTATCTCTTGGAAGGggaattacttatttttaaggacCTAACAAAGAAGCAGATCTTCCCCCTTCGCAGATTTCCAAGTTCCATTCCAGAGAGGTTCCTCCAAGGCAGCGAGGAGcagtcagggtggggaggggagctctCGGAGTGAACAGTTACCAGTCTTGGAGcatgggggggtggagggggtttctggggcacagagcagcaccggcacacagtaggtgctcatgaAATATCTGTTAAATTGGTTCCTAGGCTCCCCATCAGTGGCCCAGAAGTCAGAGCTGCCCCCCCGCACGTCCAACCCCACTCGGTCTCGCTCCCATGAGCCAGAAGCCATCCACGTCCCACACCGAAAGCCCCAAGGCACGGACCCGGGCTCCTTCCACTTCCTTGACACCCCATTCGCCAAGGTCTCGGAGGTCCAGCAGCGGCTCCGGGGCGCCCAGGACGGGAGCAAGCACTTTGTGAGGTCCCCCAAGGCCCAGGGCAAGAGCGTGGGTGTGGGCCACGTGGCCAGAGGGGCACGAAGCAAACCCCCTCTGGGACCCGCTGTCCCTGCGGTGTCCCCAGCCGCCCACCTGGCCGCCagccccgccctcctccccacGCTGGCACCCCTCGGCCACAAGAAGCACAAGCACCGAGCCAAGGAGAGCCAGCAGGGCTGCCGGGGGCTGCAGGTGCCCTTGGCCGTGGGCGGCAGTGTCGTGGGGCGGGACCGCGTGAGGGACCTGCCCGCCGTGGTGGTGTATGAGAGCCCGGCCGGCCAGGCGGTCCAGAGACACgaacatcaccaccaccacgaacatcaccaccattaccaccacttTTACCAGACATAGACCCCTCCCCGGAAGCCCCCACCCCGGCCATATGAaggacccccctccccaggcccccaaggcattattattctattaattattgttattatgacgattattgttattaataattattgttaCTCCACTAATATTCAGCTAGCCTCCATGTAGAAGATATATGGAAACACAGaactaaacttttatttatatgttgTGAGGACTGCATAAGTTACCCGAGAAAATGACTCGGGGTTTGGAAGTGGCCTGTCAAGGGTGGAGGCTGGCTCGGGCTCTCAAGCGGCAGTTTCCACGCAGGCTGGTCCACACCCTTCCCGGCTCTGGGGGAGCCCTCGGCCAGAACTGTGCCCTACCCCAGTCTCTTCCAGGAGATCACCCTTACCTGGCCCGCTTCCAGAGACCCTCGAAATCTCCGAGAAGATAAACAGCTGCTACCTCTTAGTAcgattctgattttcttttgccCTTAACTGATTGTAATGTGCCACAAGTCAGCGGACTGCGGACGCGCGACCTTCTGGGCTCTTGTGTTTTTATGTCCCAACCTAGAAACCCTAGCTGTCCTTTCTGGAGTCCCCTTTCGCGCCTCTCCAGCGGGATCACGTCCTCACCCAAAACCAGTCCCATCTTTTCTGCCGTGCACCACATGAAAATacgcttctcctcctcccttcccttgttCTCTCTTCTTGAGAAAGATACACACCCATATTTAAAGACTGTCCCTGAAACCAGCCTTCTCATTTGGGAAACCTCTGGAGAGGGAACCCAACCACAAAAACAAGCGTGGTTTTCCCAGATCGGGCATTCGTGTGCTGTCGGTTGTGGCTGAAGATGTGGAAACTTCATGTTCTCTACTGTTGGCAAATATATACGTACCTACGTGGTCCTCTAACAGAGCTGACTGTATCTATAGCTAGGCGCCATCTGTCCGTTTCGATGTATCTTTCTATAAATATACACTCTCAGGTAACTTTTCCGGTGTGCGGAAATCAGTGGCTTCCTTCTCTAGACGTGTTCTGAGCCCCGATGTCACCCTCTGTGCCTCCCGGTGGGGCCACTGTCCATCAGATGCGAATGGTCACTTGCCTCTCCTCGTCAGGTCCTTTTTCGGGGCTCGGGGTCTGACAGATTTGGAGAGGCCTGCTGGAGTCCAGAAGCTGGGAGGGCAAGGGGGACAGTGGCCAGAGTTGGGGCCCTGGAGCAGTGTCCTCCACAGAGCACAACGTTGTCTGATGAGGGCCTGGGGAGTCAAGGAAAAGGACCACTGTCAACCAGTCTGGGTCCCGTGAAAAACATGACATACTCCCACTGGGTAATTTGAGGGAATAAAGGGCAAAGCCTCCAGAAAGAATGCAGAATCCGGGGCGGGTGATGCGTGGGTCCACTGGTGCCCCTGCTGTGGCACAGAGAGGGTGGGAGTCATCTTCAGCAGACAGAGCCATGGGGCTAAGGGAGCCACCCGAAGGAGCCATGAGGGACTGTCACTCGGGGATGCAGCTAGCCTGTGGGGACCCTACCGGGAAACCCAGCTCCCGACCTCACTCCTTCCTGCCCTGCATCCTGTTGAGACACTATTGGCtgaaccccccgcccccaggaacCCGCGGGAGCCACAGGGCCGGGGATCTGTTGTTGAGGGCCACATGGACGTTCTTGCCAGGCAGGGAGTGAATggaggggcacaggaaggagTGACCAGCTACCTGCCTCTTTGCTCCTTGGCTGCCAGCTGCCATGTCCTCTTCCAGAGCTTCTGAGTTGTTTTTGTTAAGTGAGCTCAGGGAGCGCCTcaggctcagagagcttaagtaaTTCGCTAGAGATCACAGAGCAGGTGGCAGGGCTGACATTCCAGTCTTCCCCAGGACCCCCTTCACCGCTGCAGGACTTAACCGCTGACTGGGTCAGAGCTTCCCTTGTTTTGGGTTGTGGTCTTCCATCAGTCAGCATCGAACTCAAACGGATGGGCATCTAACCAAGGCAGGCAGGGAGCTGGCTGTGACAGGCTAGGAGGCGGggtgggaaggaagcagagaggcgctggggcctgcccctccctctctggctctaAGCTTCTACCTCTAAAGGCTTCGTCGCGCTGGGGGGGCTGCAGCCCCACAACCAGATGGAAAAGGATCTTCTGC
This genomic window from Ursus arctos isolate Adak ecotype North America unplaced genomic scaffold, UrsArc2.0 scaffold_19, whole genome shotgun sequence contains:
- the NKD1 gene encoding protein naked cuticle homolog 1, with translation MGKLHSKPAAVCKRRESPEGDSFAVSAAWARKGIEEWIGRQRCPGGSSGPRQLRAAGTVGRGTRELVGEVFRETLSEEEEEDFRLEVALPPEKTDGVASGDEKRREKASESCPGSKKQLKFEELQCDVSVEEDSRQEWTFTLYDFDNNGKVTREDITSLLHTIYEVVDSSVNHSPTSSKTLRVKLTVAPDGSQGKKGILLNHPDLQSARPRAETKPAEELRSWEKKQRAPLRFQGDSRLEQSGCYHHCVDENIERRNHYLDLAGIEDYTSQFGPGSPSVAQKSELPPRTSNPTRSRSHEPEAIHVPHRKPQGTDPGSFHFLDTPFAKVSEVQQRLRGAQDGSKHFVRSPKAQGKSVGVGHVARGARSKPPLGPAVPAVSPAAHLAASPALLPTLAPLGHKKHKHRAKESQQGCRGLQVPLAVGGSVVGRDRVRDLPAVVVYESPAGQAVQRHEHHHHHEHHHHYHHFYQT